A window from Gottschalkiaceae bacterium SANA encodes these proteins:
- a CDS encoding GntR family transcriptional regulator, with protein MNREYRSRPRDEAMEKIEWHIRKNQVKPHAKLPSERALCELWGLNRTTLRSAIKRLIAEGKLYNKKGSGTFVAEPKIVRNLQDSQSITELLANKGKDFESKVVSFRLIPCTKQLSNVLHVSIGRGIYELIRLRMLDGEPLMLERTCLSEDRFPELIRFDFEKESLYEVLKNHYGVMILGGNEKVGMTYAGKSEADQLNLQEETALFYLDGVAWDEKNEPVESFQSWVRADRIQLFSVLKR; from the coding sequence ATGAATCGAGAATATCGCAGTCGGCCACGTGATGAGGCGATGGAAAAAATTGAATGGCATATCAGAAAGAATCAAGTGAAGCCGCATGCGAAACTTCCATCCGAACGCGCTCTTTGTGAATTGTGGGGATTGAATCGAACGACTCTGCGCTCGGCGATCAAGCGATTGATTGCCGAGGGCAAGCTCTACAACAAGAAAGGATCGGGTACCTTTGTCGCTGAACCGAAAATCGTGCGAAACCTCCAAGATAGTCAATCGATTACCGAATTGCTGGCAAACAAGGGGAAGGACTTTGAATCGAAGGTCGTTTCCTTTCGTTTGATTCCATGCACCAAACAGCTTTCGAATGTTCTGCATGTTTCTATTGGCAGGGGTATTTATGAGTTGATTCGCCTTCGAATGCTTGATGGAGAGCCCCTGATGTTAGAACGGACCTGCTTGAGTGAGGATCGGTTTCCTGAATTGATCCGGTTTGACTTCGAAAAAGAATCTCTGTATGAAGTGTTGAAGAACCACTATGGTGTCATGATTTTGGGTGGGAATGAGAAGGTTGGTATGACCTATGCAGGCAAAAGTGAGGCAGACCAATTGAATCTTCAGGAAGAAACGGCCCTATTTTACTTGGATGGCGTCGCCTGGGATGAGAAAAATGAACCTGTAGAATCGTTCCAGTCGTGGGTTCGAGCAGATCGAATTCAATTGTTCAGCGTATTGAAACGATAA
- the frlB gene encoding fructoselysine 6-phosphate deglycase, with protein sequence MLKIDKNEVDFLVTGNMVQEVETIIRRDFPRIKEIVNQAVSKGIERVYYVACGSPLCACQTAKMVFDKYSEMPCEAYSGWDFLDHTPKKLDEKCLVIGVSDSGNSQEVSLSLEKAKKAGAITVGLTKNPDGNLLADAAEEVIAYGAECIWEVHLLLTYCFALEMIEKIDPNEEATQIRSDLNKLPEILSKLVKETEEASMKLGEKACKWPFIYTVAAGPLMPLAYKEGVITMLEFTWTHGAALNAAEFRHGPLEVVEEGIPYVFMLGTDESRHTTERAIHFVEKLTSDVIVFDAKDYIEDMHPMLAPFVLFVPLEYFYYYLSISKDHNPDDRRYYGGLMPY encoded by the coding sequence ATGTTGAAGATTGACAAGAATGAAGTGGATTTTCTGGTAACGGGGAACATGGTTCAAGAAGTGGAAACAATTATAAGGCGTGATTTTCCACGGATTAAGGAAATCGTGAATCAGGCGGTTTCTAAGGGGATCGAGCGTGTCTACTATGTGGCTTGTGGTTCCCCTTTGTGTGCATGTCAGACAGCAAAGATGGTTTTTGACAAGTATTCAGAGATGCCTTGCGAGGCATATAGCGGCTGGGATTTTCTCGACCATACGCCAAAAAAATTGGATGAAAAATGCTTGGTAATCGGTGTTTCAGATTCTGGAAATTCCCAAGAGGTATCCCTGTCTTTGGAGAAGGCGAAAAAAGCAGGTGCAATTACAGTTGGCTTAACCAAAAACCCAGATGGAAACCTGCTTGCGGATGCAGCCGAGGAAGTGATCGCCTATGGCGCAGAGTGTATTTGGGAAGTTCACTTGTTACTCACTTATTGTTTTGCTTTGGAAATGATTGAAAAGATAGACCCGAACGAAGAAGCGACCCAAATTCGATCAGATCTTAACAAGCTACCGGAAATTTTGTCGAAATTGGTCAAGGAGACGGAAGAAGCTTCCATGAAATTGGGCGAGAAGGCTTGCAAATGGCCTTTTATCTATACCGTTGCAGCAGGTCCCTTGATGCCCTTGGCTTACAAGGAAGGCGTAATTACCATGCTTGAGTTTACGTGGACCCACGGTGCTGCATTGAATGCGGCAGAATTCAGACACGGTCCTCTAGAGGTGGTGGAAGAGGGAATTCCTTACGTCTTTATGTTGGGAACAGATGAGTCACGCCATACCACGGAACGCGCGATTCATTTCGTTGAAAAGCTGACTTCGGATGTGATTGTATTCGATGCAAAAGACTATATCGAGGATATGCACCCCATGCTAGCACCCTTTGTTCTTTTTGTTCCTTTGGAGTATTTCTATTATTACTTGTCGATCAGCAAAGACCACAATCCAGATGACCGTCGATACTATGGAGGCTTGATGCCGTATTAG
- a CDS encoding ribonuclease H family protein, translated as MAKKFYAVKVGSKPGIYENWDDCKAQVKGVSGAVYKSFPTKSQALDFLGGEPERKAGSKEGTGLPDWPDSPDTVYAYVDGSFDVKTMRYGSGVVLLYADQTTKTLSVMGEDPELVDMRNVSGEIYAAELAMRKVVEEGYLRLVIFHDYAGIRHWPLREWKANKPGTQAYRAYYESIKDQLQVLFVKVAAHTGDTYNEMADQLAKKALGLI; from the coding sequence GTGGCTAAGAAGTTCTATGCTGTTAAAGTGGGTTCAAAGCCAGGTATTTATGAAAATTGGGATGATTGCAAAGCGCAGGTAAAGGGAGTCTCGGGTGCCGTTTACAAGAGTTTTCCCACAAAATCGCAAGCTCTTGATTTTCTTGGAGGAGAACCGGAGCGCAAAGCAGGCTCGAAAGAGGGCACAGGTTTACCGGATTGGCCGGACTCGCCAGACACGGTGTACGCTTATGTGGACGGCAGCTTCGATGTAAAAACCATGCGTTACGGATCAGGTGTTGTCCTTTTATATGCGGATCAAACGACCAAGACTCTTAGTGTGATGGGTGAGGACCCGGAACTTGTTGATATGCGCAATGTTTCAGGGGAGATTTACGCTGCAGAACTGGCCATGAGGAAAGTTGTCGAAGAAGGCTACCTTCGCCTGGTGATTTTCCATGATTATGCTGGAATTCGCCATTGGCCGCTTCGCGAGTGGAAAGCGAATAAACCGGGTACGCAAGCCTATCGCGCTTACTATGAATCGATTAAAGATCAGCTTCAGGTATTGTTTGTGAAGGTGGCAGCCCATACAGGCGATACTTACAATGAAATGGCAGATCAATTGGCAAAAAAAGCACTTGGATTAATTTAA
- the rbsK_2 gene encoding ribokinase, with the protein MGKICVVGSLNMDLVARGQRIPVVGETVLGESFNQVPGGKGANQAAAMGRLQGHVAMVGKVGQDAFGQALIQALKDAKVDTQGVTKAPTSTGIALITVQADGDNAIVVVPGANAELKPADIDAAKSVIEESEIVITQLESPLDTVTYALKLAKEQGKVTILNPAPAVPLADELIQNVDYLTPNETELAILSGMPTESQDELQAAAKAMMAKGVKVLIVTLGSKGCLVIDENGSRQFPAFKVKAVDTTAAGDSFNGGVAVALAEGKSLEEAIEFATKVGALTVQKAGAQSSLPTRQEVDGFRG; encoded by the coding sequence ATGGGAAAGATTTGTGTGGTAGGAAGTTTAAATATGGATTTGGTAGCAAGGGGTCAGCGAATTCCTGTTGTTGGCGAAACTGTTTTGGGAGAAAGTTTTAATCAAGTTCCTGGAGGCAAGGGTGCCAATCAAGCGGCGGCCATGGGGCGTTTGCAAGGCCATGTTGCTATGGTTGGAAAAGTGGGCCAAGATGCTTTTGGTCAAGCCTTAATCCAAGCTTTGAAGGATGCGAAAGTAGATACGCAAGGCGTAACAAAAGCGCCAACCTCAACAGGGATTGCTTTGATTACCGTACAAGCTGACGGAGATAATGCGATTGTGGTTGTTCCGGGTGCCAATGCGGAATTGAAGCCAGCAGATATTGATGCGGCAAAATCGGTTATTGAGGAATCGGAGATTGTGATTACACAATTGGAAAGCCCTTTAGATACGGTAACTTATGCGCTTAAGTTAGCAAAGGAACAAGGGAAAGTAACGATTTTGAATCCAGCACCTGCCGTGCCTTTGGCAGATGAACTCATTCAAAATGTTGATTATTTAACACCGAATGAAACTGAATTGGCGATTCTTTCTGGTATGCCGACCGAAAGTCAAGATGAGCTTCAAGCAGCAGCAAAAGCCATGATGGCTAAAGGCGTTAAAGTTTTGATTGTAACCTTGGGTTCTAAGGGTTGTCTGGTGATTGATGAGAATGGCAGTCGTCAATTCCCTGCTTTCAAGGTCAAAGCGGTGGATACAACAGCAGCTGGCGATAGTTTTAATGGTGGTGTAGCGGTTGCCTTGGCGGAAGGGAAATCACTGGAAGAGGCGATTGAGTTTGCGACCAAGGTTGGTGCTTTGACGGTACAAAAGGCCGGTGCGCAAAGCAGTTTGCCAACACGCCAAGAAGTGGACGGCTTCCGTGGCTAA
- a CDS encoding diguanylate cyclase codes for MRGQQVNVLKEMDRVFRRVQDPLFLIDEIGRCFYGNPAVLDFLGYTITELKALSIWEISETFLEKDWNDRWKKIRENGYGEMLDVHRKKNGQLVDVVITATLLNEQVDPYLYVVLREKNELKSMLGYGENSMGSDYNVFKHLEEGVAVHQIILDDQKNPVDYRFLEVNQSFCSLLGLKREDVIGKTVKEILPATPLSLIKEYGDVAVNRQAKNFIHYGEDLNKHWKIHAYSPAIMKFITIFSDVTIMVKKQRNLEIERERLKMAIDTADLAFLDIEMDEDRVHAEGRIFNGCKIMNIDDFDSFFSDIHPADQGEIAEKRRKLLDGQLEAFSIEMRLRLEGIERWIEMSLKNVAYDKDGKAKRIIGVIRDIDEKKMERQRVEFLAHHDILTGTYNRNAFERYIRSNLPEEQYPVGILLFDVDGLKLLNDGFGHGEGDLLLTTFAASLKSEFETPTKIFRIGGDEFAVIIPNVEVDEISERQKKIRKKVGAFDLPIQASVSSGFGVIESKGKRLAESYQKAEDQMYRNKLWEKRKERDSMSATLIESLDSRTHENFDHFTRIQDMVIKMADAMSLNDQDKMALKKLAYAHDIGKLATPKEILYKPDTLNKEEWDIMQKHSEIGYRIASGLNDLALVANDILLHHEHWDGTGYPHGLKGDEIPLTARLIGIIEAFDAMTHDRCYREKWSREEAIEILRQESGSKFDPKLIDIFLSIL; via the coding sequence ATGCGTGGACAACAAGTCAATGTGCTAAAAGAAATGGATCGAGTTTTTCGACGGGTGCAAGATCCTTTGTTTCTAATTGATGAAATCGGGCGTTGCTTTTATGGAAATCCAGCAGTACTGGATTTTTTAGGCTATACAATAACAGAGTTGAAAGCCCTTTCAATTTGGGAAATCAGCGAGACCTTTCTAGAGAAAGATTGGAATGACCGATGGAAGAAAATTCGTGAAAATGGCTACGGCGAGATGCTAGACGTTCACCGGAAGAAGAATGGGCAGCTAGTAGACGTTGTGATCACCGCAACTTTACTTAACGAGCAAGTGGATCCATACCTTTATGTAGTCTTGCGGGAGAAAAATGAATTGAAGTCGATGCTGGGATACGGTGAAAATAGCATGGGTTCGGATTATAATGTGTTCAAGCATCTGGAAGAAGGCGTTGCGGTACATCAGATTATTTTAGATGACCAGAAAAATCCGGTGGACTATCGGTTTTTAGAAGTGAATCAATCGTTTTGTAGCCTATTGGGATTGAAGCGAGAAGATGTGATTGGGAAAACTGTAAAGGAAATTCTGCCGGCAACACCTCTCTCTTTAATTAAAGAATATGGAGATGTAGCTGTCAATCGACAGGCTAAGAATTTTATCCACTATGGTGAAGATTTGAACAAGCATTGGAAAATTCATGCTTACTCACCGGCCATTATGAAATTCATTACAATTTTTTCGGATGTTACTATCATGGTGAAAAAACAACGGAATTTGGAAATTGAGAGAGAACGGCTTAAAATGGCAATCGATACCGCTGATCTTGCATTTTTGGATATTGAAATGGATGAGGACCGTGTCCATGCAGAGGGGCGGATCTTTAACGGCTGTAAAATTATGAATATTGATGATTTTGATTCTTTCTTTTCGGATATTCATCCTGCTGATCAAGGTGAAATTGCTGAGAAACGACGCAAATTGCTAGATGGTCAATTGGAGGCTTTTTCAATTGAGATGCGCCTTCGTCTTGAGGGTATAGAGCGCTGGATTGAAATGAGTTTGAAGAATGTAGCTTATGACAAGGATGGAAAAGCGAAGCGAATTATTGGCGTAATCCGAGATATTGATGAGAAGAAAATGGAACGGCAACGCGTTGAGTTTCTTGCCCATCATGATATTTTGACGGGTACTTATAATCGCAATGCCTTTGAACGGTATATTCGTAGCAACCTTCCCGAGGAGCAGTATCCCGTAGGAATTTTGCTGTTTGATGTGGACGGTTTGAAGTTATTGAATGATGGATTTGGTCATGGTGAAGGTGATTTGCTATTGACGACTTTTGCAGCAAGCTTGAAGTCTGAATTTGAAACTCCGACAAAAATTTTCAGGATTGGCGGGGATGAATTTGCTGTTATTATTCCAAACGTGGAAGTTGATGAGATCTCTGAACGGCAAAAGAAGATCAGAAAAAAAGTGGGTGCTTTTGACCTACCGATTCAAGCGAGTGTCTCTAGCGGTTTTGGCGTGATTGAATCCAAGGGGAAACGCTTAGCGGAGAGCTACCAAAAGGCGGAAGATCAGATGTACCGCAACAAATTGTGGGAGAAACGGAAAGAGCGCGACAGTATGTCAGCGACTTTGATTGAATCTCTGGATTCGCGTACTCATGAAAATTTTGATCATTTCACTCGAATTCAAGACATGGTGATCAAAATGGCGGATGCCATGAGTCTGAATGATCAAGATAAAATGGCATTAAAAAAATTGGCCTATGCCCACGACATCGGAAAATTGGCGACACCAAAAGAAATACTGTATAAGCCGGATACCTTAAACAAGGAAGAATGGGATATTATGCAGAAGCATTCGGAGATTGGATACCGGATTGCTTCGGGACTCAATGATCTTGCCTTGGTGGCGAACGATATCTTGCTCCACCATGAGCATTGGGATGGAACGGGCTATCCCCATGGACTAAAGGGGGATGAGATTCCTTTGACGGCACGGCTGATTGGTATTATCGAGGCCTTTGACGCCATGACTCATGATCGGTGTTATCGGGAAAAGTGGAGTCGGGAAGAGGCCATAGAAATCTTGCGCCAAGAGTCTGGGTCAAAGTTTGATCCAAAGTTAATAGACATTTTTTTAAGCATACTATAA
- a CDS encoding rod shape-determining protein, with protein sequence MGFFRENIGIDLGTTSILVYVEKKGIVLSEPSVVALDRNTNKILAVGEEARQMLGRTPGNIVAIKPLKDGVISDYDVTEKMLKYFIKKSIGTSLFKPKIIVCVPSGVTEVEKRAVVSASNQAGASKTYLIEEPVAAAIGAGLDITQPDGHLIIDMGGGTTDIAVISLGGIVVSRSIKVAGNKFDEAIMRYMRKKHNMMIGERTAEDLKINIGSAYPLDQEKYMDARGRNLVSGLPKTIKVSSSEIREAIEEPVASIADAVHSVLEKTPPELAADIADKGIIMAGGASMLGGLDKLLQKRTGIPVYVAEDAISCVAVGTGKALEHFDVLASSVLKKDTMYY encoded by the coding sequence ATGGGATTTTTTAGAGAAAATATCGGAATTGATTTGGGAACCACCTCCATCCTCGTTTATGTGGAAAAAAAAGGAATCGTTTTAAGCGAACCTTCGGTGGTTGCCTTGGACAGAAATACCAACAAAATTTTAGCAGTCGGCGAAGAAGCTCGCCAAATGCTGGGTCGTACGCCAGGGAATATTGTAGCGATTAAACCATTGAAAGACGGCGTAATTTCAGATTATGATGTGACAGAAAAAATGCTGAAGTATTTCATCAAGAAATCAATTGGGACTTCTCTATTCAAACCCAAGATTATTGTCTGCGTGCCAAGTGGTGTAACAGAAGTGGAGAAACGTGCTGTTGTATCCGCTTCGAACCAAGCGGGTGCTTCAAAAACCTATCTCATTGAAGAACCAGTGGCAGCTGCTATTGGTGCTGGACTCGACATTACGCAACCCGACGGCCATTTGATTATTGATATGGGCGGCGGAACCACGGATATTGCCGTGATTTCATTGGGTGGTATTGTTGTGAGTCGATCGATCAAGGTTGCTGGCAATAAATTCGATGAGGCGATTATGCGATACATGCGCAAGAAGCATAATATGATGATCGGAGAACGTACCGCTGAAGATTTAAAGATCAACATCGGTTCTGCATATCCTTTGGATCAAGAAAAATATATGGATGCTCGGGGTCGAAATCTCGTTTCTGGTTTGCCGAAAACCATCAAGGTTTCTTCTTCAGAAATTCGTGAAGCGATTGAAGAGCCGGTTGCCTCCATTGCCGATGCTGTTCACTCTGTCTTGGAGAAAACACCGCCGGAATTGGCTGCAGATATTGCGGACAAAGGAATTATCATGGCAGGTGGCGCTTCCATGCTAGGCGGTCTTGATAAGTTGTTGCAAAAGCGTACGGGCATTCCAGTTTATGTAGCCGAAGATGCCATCTCTTGCGTGGCTGTAGGGACAGGAAAGGCTTTGGAACATTTTGATGTTTTGGCGAGTAGCGTGTTGAAAAAAGATACCATGTATTATTAA
- a CDS encoding F0F1 ATP synthase subunit epsilon — translation MSTFRLDVVTPNRHFFSEEVEMVIIRGTEGDLGILKGHYPMVTQLGIARLKIKQAGQWKEAAISSGYAEVKENYIMIVTDSAEWPDEIDIDRAAAAMERAKDRLKHGPTDLDLVRAEAALRRAITRIDVAKRNH, via the coding sequence ATGTCAACGTTCCGACTCGATGTGGTAACACCCAATCGCCATTTCTTTTCTGAAGAGGTTGAAATGGTCATTATTCGGGGGACTGAAGGAGACCTAGGGATCTTGAAGGGTCATTATCCGATGGTGACACAATTGGGAATTGCTCGATTGAAAATCAAACAGGCGGGCCAGTGGAAGGAAGCGGCCATTTCTTCCGGTTATGCCGAGGTGAAAGAAAACTATATTATGATTGTAACAGATTCAGCCGAGTGGCCGGACGAGATTGATATTGATCGCGCCGCAGCGGCGATGGAGCGTGCCAAGGATCGATTGAAGCACGGACCGACAGATTTGGATCTGGTTCGGGCTGAAGCAGCCCTCAGACGTGCCATTACAAGAATTGATGTAGCAAAACGAAACCACTAG
- the atpD gene encoding F0F1 ATP synthase subunit beta produces the protein MAENKTGKIAQIIGAVLDIRFDAGNLPELNTAIEIDGPNGSVIAEVAQHIGDDMVRCISMDSTDGFVRGMEAVNTGAPISVPVGEKTLGRMFSVIGKAIDGGDDVADAPHLPIHRAAPSFEDQATSTEIFETGIKVVDLICPYAKGGKIGLFGGAGVGKTVLIQELINNIATEHGGLSVFAGVGERTREGNDLYYEMKESGVLAKTALVFGQMNEPPGARMRVALTGLTIAENFRDQEGQDVLLFIDNIFRFTQAGSEVSALLGRMPSAVGYQPTLATEMGALQERITSTKKGSITSVQAVYVPADDLTDPAPATTFAHLDATTVLDRGIAALGIYPAVDPLDSSSRILDPYVVGDEHYKVARDVQEMLQRYKELQDIIAILGMDELSEDDKLTVTRARKIQRFLSQPFTVAEQFTGMNGVYVPLKETVRGFKEILDGKHDDLPEQAFLYVGTIEQAIEKAKSLKV, from the coding sequence ATGGCTGAAAATAAAACGGGAAAGATAGCACAGATTATCGGAGCGGTACTTGATATTCGTTTTGATGCTGGCAATCTTCCAGAATTGAACACGGCCATTGAGATTGACGGTCCGAATGGCAGTGTCATTGCGGAAGTGGCGCAGCATATTGGAGACGATATGGTGCGATGTATCTCGATGGATTCAACAGATGGATTTGTTCGTGGAATGGAAGCGGTCAATACGGGCGCACCAATCTCTGTACCAGTAGGGGAAAAAACCCTCGGTCGGATGTTTAGTGTAATCGGAAAAGCAATTGACGGCGGGGATGATGTTGCAGACGCACCTCATCTACCGATTCACCGGGCAGCCCCTTCTTTTGAAGATCAAGCAACTTCAACAGAGATTTTTGAAACTGGAATTAAGGTGGTTGACTTGATCTGCCCCTATGCAAAGGGTGGTAAGATCGGTCTCTTTGGCGGCGCGGGCGTCGGCAAAACCGTATTGATTCAGGAATTGATTAACAATATCGCAACGGAACATGGCGGATTATCCGTTTTTGCAGGCGTTGGCGAGCGTACCCGTGAAGGGAACGACTTGTATTACGAGATGAAGGAGTCGGGCGTGTTGGCCAAGACTGCTTTGGTCTTTGGTCAGATGAATGAACCGCCTGGAGCGCGTATGCGTGTTGCCTTAACAGGCCTTACCATTGCAGAGAACTTCCGAGATCAAGAGGGACAGGATGTTTTGTTGTTTATCGATAATATCTTCCGTTTCACTCAAGCTGGTTCAGAGGTTTCCGCCCTATTGGGTCGTATGCCTTCAGCCGTAGGCTACCAGCCAACATTGGCAACGGAGATGGGTGCGCTCCAAGAGCGAATCACATCAACCAAAAAGGGATCGATCACTTCGGTTCAGGCTGTTTATGTGCCTGCCGATGACTTGACTGACCCGGCACCGGCAACAACTTTTGCCCATTTGGATGCAACAACTGTATTGGATCGCGGGATCGCGGCTTTGGGTATTTATCCTGCCGTTGACCCATTGGATTCGTCTTCACGAATTCTAGATCCTTATGTAGTTGGAGACGAGCATTATAAAGTGGCGCGGGATGTGCAGGAAATGCTACAGCGTTATAAAGAACTGCAGGATATTATCGCGATTTTGGGTATGGATGAGTTGTCGGAAGATGATAAGTTGACCGTTACCCGCGCGAGAAAGATTCAACGATTCCTGTCTCAACCGTTCACGGTCGCAGAACAGTTTACGGGAATGAATGGCGTCTATGTTCCACTGAAAGAAACCGTTCGCGGTTTTAAAGAAATCTTGGATGGCAAGCATGATGATTTGCCAGAACAAGCATTCCTTTATGTGGGAACCATAGAGCAAGCTATAGAAAAAGCAAAATCACTGAAAGTGTAG
- the atpG gene encoding ATP synthase F1 subunit gamma, with amino-acid sequence MAVNAKEIKSRIKSVNSTMKITKAMELVATAKLRKSRAQLDRTRPYSLAVIESIQEILANSGKIKHPFLDAREVKKRLFIVLASDRGLCGGYNTNINKLVESQVSDLSSVKLLIVGNKARNYFARRNYDIVDSFSGISEAPIFSDAKHIGEIALDLFKRGEVDEVNVVYTHFKSTISYDPKVLKLLPAEGLKEDSQKDKRQALIEYEPSPEVVLGYLVPKYVFGAVYGALIEASASEQGARRVAMESATDNAEELIKDLDLLKNRARQAAITQEITEIVSGANAL; translated from the coding sequence ATGGCCGTTAATGCGAAAGAGATTAAAAGCCGGATCAAGTCGGTAAATTCCACGATGAAGATCACCAAGGCGATGGAATTGGTTGCAACTGCGAAACTAAGAAAGTCTCGTGCCCAATTGGATCGAACTAGACCTTATTCTCTTGCTGTTATTGAAAGCATTCAAGAAATCCTCGCGAACTCCGGCAAAATTAAACATCCGTTTCTGGATGCAAGAGAGGTAAAAAAACGTCTCTTTATCGTCTTGGCATCGGATCGTGGATTGTGTGGAGGCTATAACACCAATATCAATAAGTTGGTGGAGTCTCAAGTCTCGGATCTCTCTTCGGTAAAGCTGTTGATCGTTGGCAATAAAGCAAGAAATTATTTTGCTCGTAGGAATTACGATATCGTCGATTCCTTCAGTGGAATTTCGGAAGCACCAATTTTTTCGGATGCCAAACATATTGGCGAGATAGCCCTCGATCTATTCAAACGGGGTGAAGTTGACGAGGTAAATGTGGTATATACGCATTTTAAGTCGACTATTTCCTATGATCCGAAAGTCTTGAAGTTATTGCCTGCGGAAGGTCTGAAAGAGGATTCTCAAAAGGACAAGAGACAAGCGTTGATTGAATATGAACCATCACCAGAAGTCGTGTTGGGTTATTTGGTGCCGAAGTATGTTTTTGGCGCCGTGTATGGAGCCTTAATTGAAGCCTCTGCCAGTGAGCAGGGCGCAAGACGGGTTGCCATGGAAAGTGCGACTGATAACGCAGAAGAATTAATCAAAGACCTAGATCTTTTGAAAAACAGGGCGCGACAAGCGGCGATCACACAGGAAATCACGGAGATTGTCAGCGGCGCAAATGCATTGTAA
- the atpA gene encoding F0F1 ATP synthase subunit alpha: MNLRPEEISSIIKEQIKRYESKLDVVDVGTVIAVGDGIARVHGLEKAMAGELLEFEGGVFGMALNLEEDNVGVVLLGSDEHIKEGDVVKRTERIVEVPVGDAMIGRVVNALGQAIDGKGPIVTEKFRPVEKVAPGVITRKSVDVPLQTGIKTIDSMIPIGRGQRELIIGDRQTGKTAVAVDTILNQKGQDVICIYVAIGQKRSTVVQLMEVLEKNGAMEYSLIVSATASELAPLQYLAPYAGCAIAEEFMDQGKDVLIIYDDLSKHAVAYRAMSLLLKRPPGREAYPGDVFYLHSRLLERAARLTPEFGGGSITALPIIETQAGDIAAYIPTNVISITDGQIFLETELFNAGQRPALNAGLSVSRVGGAAQIKAMKKVSGSLKLELAQYRELQAFAQFGSDLDDATKATLDHGARVMEVLKQSQYNPFSVEKQVLILYAIQKRYLSPIPVEKVKEFETELLADVEANHPELLTQILEDTSFSDDVQKNMDVVILEFQKKFLETL; this comes from the coding sequence ATGAATCTGAGACCAGAAGAGATCAGTTCAATTATTAAAGAACAGATCAAACGATATGAAAGCAAGCTTGATGTGGTTGATGTTGGAACCGTAATTGCGGTTGGTGACGGAATCGCGCGTGTCCATGGCCTGGAAAAGGCGATGGCAGGCGAGTTGTTGGAATTTGAAGGCGGCGTATTTGGAATGGCGTTGAACTTGGAAGAAGACAACGTCGGAGTCGTTTTACTTGGTTCTGATGAGCATATCAAGGAAGGGGACGTTGTAAAACGGACCGAACGGATTGTGGAAGTTCCCGTTGGGGATGCCATGATCGGACGCGTTGTCAATGCCTTAGGGCAAGCGATTGACGGCAAGGGTCCAATTGTAACGGAAAAATTCCGACCGGTAGAGAAGGTAGCACCAGGGGTTATTACCCGTAAGAGTGTTGATGTGCCTTTGCAAACCGGTATTAAAACCATTGACTCCATGATCCCCATCGGCCGTGGCCAGCGGGAATTGATCATTGGTGACCGTCAAACTGGAAAGACTGCGGTAGCGGTGGATACGATCTTGAACCAAAAGGGTCAAGATGTGATTTGTATCTATGTTGCTATCGGTCAAAAACGATCGACAGTTGTACAATTGATGGAAGTATTAGAGAAAAATGGAGCGATGGAGTATTCCTTGATCGTTTCTGCGACAGCATCCGAATTGGCTCCGCTACAATATTTGGCGCCATATGCAGGGTGTGCCATCGCAGAAGAATTTATGGATCAAGGGAAAGATGTACTCATTATTTATGATGATCTTTCCAAACATGCTGTGGCCTATCGTGCCATGTCATTGTTGTTGAAGAGACCGCCAGGACGTGAAGCCTACCCGGGAGACGTCTTCTATCTTCATTCTCGTTTGCTTGAGCGTGCTGCACGTTTGACACCGGAATTCGGTGGCGGATCGATTACGGCATTGCCGATTATTGAAACCCAAGCGGGCGATATTGCTGCCTATATTCCAACCAATGTAATCTCCATTACCGATGGACAGATTTTCTTGGAGACGGAACTTTTCAACGCCGGTCAACGACCTGCCTTGAATGCTGGTTTGTCTGTATCCCGTGTAGGGGGTGCCGCACAAATTAAGGCCATGAAGAAGGTGTCGGGTTCTTTGAAGCTGGAATTGGCGCAATACCGAGAATTGCAAGCATTTGCGCAATTTGGTTCTGATTTGGATGACGCGACGAAAGCCACCTTGGATCATGGTGCGCGCGTTATGGAAGTTTTGAAACAGTCGCAATACAATCCATTTTCTGTTGAAAAACAGGTTTTGATTTTGTATGCGATTCAGAAGCGATATTTGTCTCCTATTCCTGTTGAGAAGGTTAAGGAATTTGAAACAGAATTACTGGCTGATGTGGAAGCAAATCATCCGGAATTATTGACACAGATCTTGGAAGATACCAGTTTTTCTGATGATGTGCAAAAAAACATGGATGTAGTAATCCTCGAATTTCAGAAAAAGTTTTTAGAAACCCTATAG